The following are from one region of the Chromobacterium phragmitis genome:
- a CDS encoding DMT family transporter: protein MRYKQWRLGSGWMVVAAVFFSLMGLFVKLGAEHFSSTELVFWRTLIGVLALGGAALWRRERFATPLLRYHLQRGVIGYASLLMSFYAIAHLPLATASTLTYTSPMFLALLSVVLLKEKLPRQAMAGLGLGFVGVVLLLKPTLSGDAWFAGLLGLVSGFLAGWSYLHVRELGRQGEAEWRVVFYFALISTLGGLLLMLLDSWRPVTLENAWLLLGVGATATLAQLAMTRAYKVGRKLTAANLSYLTVVFSCLLGALVWGDALTADSLLAMGLIIVSGMLAGRR from the coding sequence ATGCGGTACAAGCAGTGGCGGCTCGGTTCGGGCTGGATGGTGGTGGCGGCGGTTTTCTTCTCGCTGATGGGATTATTTGTCAAATTGGGCGCCGAGCATTTTTCGTCCACCGAGCTGGTGTTCTGGCGCACCTTGATCGGCGTGCTCGCCTTGGGCGGCGCGGCCTTGTGGCGGCGGGAGCGCTTCGCCACGCCCCTGCTGCGCTATCACCTGCAGCGCGGCGTGATCGGTTATGCCTCGTTGCTGATGTCGTTTTACGCCATCGCCCACTTGCCGCTGGCGACAGCGTCCACGCTGACTTATACCTCGCCGATGTTTCTGGCGCTGCTGTCGGTGGTGTTGTTGAAGGAAAAGCTGCCGCGGCAGGCAATGGCGGGCCTGGGGCTGGGCTTTGTCGGCGTGGTGCTCCTGCTCAAGCCCACGCTGTCCGGCGATGCCTGGTTCGCTGGCCTGTTGGGGCTGGTTTCCGGCTTTCTGGCCGGCTGGTCCTATCTGCATGTGCGGGAGCTGGGACGGCAGGGCGAGGCCGAGTGGCGGGTGGTGTTTTATTTCGCGCTGATCTCCACCCTGGGCGGCCTGTTGCTGATGCTGCTAGACAGCTGGCGCCCGGTCACGCTGGAGAACGCCTGGCTGCTGCTGGGCGTGGGCGCCACCGCTACATTGGCGCAACTGGCGATGACCCGGGCTTACAAGGTGGGCCGCAAGCTGACCGCGGCCAATCTGTCCTATCTGACCGTGGTGTTTTCCTGCTTGCTGGGCGCGCTGGTGTGGGGCGATGCGTTGACGGCGGACTCGCTGCTGGCGATGGGTTTGATCATCGTCAGCGGCATGTTGGCGGGAAGGCGCTAG
- a CDS encoding aromatic ring-hydroxylating oxygenase subunit alpha has product MSDLASAQLLQASAAQLPIHVYFDPAFYAREQELLFADAPQYYGHELMTPNAGDYHTLEWLGHGKMLKNVDGEIKLISNVCRHRQAVIYKGRGNGNHIVCNLHGWTYDAGGKLVGAPHFPETPCLNLGQTELTRWNGLLFDARRNVAADLALLGVAKHMTFDGYAFHSTHSADYDFNWKTFIEVYSEDYHVDPFHPGLGNFVDCGDLKWEWGDSYHVQTVGVKNRLARAGSKVYGKWHEEVRRRYEAQQPEFGAIWLTYYPNIMVEWYPHVLVVSVVIPRGPEKCTVITEFYYPEDVVWFEPEFVEAEQAAYFETAKEDDEICIRMHEGRKALWMAGVSEVGPYQSPTEEGMLHFHEYYRRMMGSALAG; this is encoded by the coding sequence ATGTCTGATCTGGCTTCTGCTCAACTGCTTCAAGCATCCGCAGCCCAGTTACCCATCCATGTCTATTTCGATCCCGCGTTTTACGCCAGGGAACAGGAGCTGCTGTTCGCCGACGCGCCTCAGTACTATGGCCACGAGCTGATGACGCCCAATGCCGGCGATTATCACACGCTGGAATGGCTGGGCCATGGCAAGATGCTCAAGAACGTGGACGGCGAGATCAAGCTGATCTCCAATGTTTGCCGCCATCGCCAGGCGGTCATCTATAAAGGCCGCGGCAACGGCAACCACATCGTCTGCAATCTGCATGGCTGGACCTACGACGCTGGCGGCAAACTGGTGGGCGCGCCGCACTTCCCTGAGACGCCGTGCTTGAACCTGGGCCAGACCGAGCTGACGCGCTGGAACGGCCTGCTGTTCGACGCGCGCCGCAATGTGGCGGCGGACCTGGCCTTGCTGGGCGTGGCCAAGCACATGACCTTCGACGGTTACGCCTTCCACTCGACGCACAGCGCCGATTACGACTTCAACTGGAAAACCTTCATCGAAGTCTATTCTGAGGACTATCACGTCGACCCCTTCCATCCCGGTCTCGGCAATTTCGTCGATTGCGGCGATTTGAAATGGGAGTGGGGCGACAGCTACCACGTGCAGACCGTGGGCGTGAAGAACCGCCTGGCGCGCGCCGGGTCCAAGGTGTACGGCAAGTGGCACGAGGAAGTGCGCCGCCGCTATGAGGCGCAGCAACCCGAGTTCGGCGCCATCTGGCTGACCTACTACCCCAACATCATGGTGGAATGGTATCCGCACGTGCTGGTTGTCAGCGTGGTGATTCCGCGCGGCCCCGAGAAGTGCACGGTGATCACCGAGTTCTATTACCCGGAGGATGTGGTCTGGTTCGAGCCGGAGTTTGTCGAGGCCGAGCAGGCGGCCTATTTTGAGACCGCCAAGGAGGACGACGAGATCTGCATCCGCATGCACGAGGGCCGCAAGGCGCTATGGATGGCCGGCGTCAGCGAGGTGGGGCCGTACCAGTCGCCGACGGAAGAGGGCATGCTGCACTTCCACGAGTACTATCGCCGGATGATGGGCTCGGCATTGGCTGGCTGA
- a CDS encoding ClbS/DfsB family four-helix bundle protein, with protein MAVPQNKDELLTAMRVSYAALSKALDRVAGENFFEPSLEGHAKGSRMSVADLVSYLIGWNTLVLKWHEREAAGLAIDFPEAGYRWNQLGLLAGKFYLDYRGLSAAQLRALLEDRHQALIRLVESLSDDDLYGASWCGKWTRGRMIQFNSASPYRNARGRIAAWLRRGLAPISAQEKGEGE; from the coding sequence ATGGCTGTTCCGCAAAACAAGGATGAATTGCTGACGGCGATGCGAGTCTCGTACGCCGCATTGAGCAAGGCGCTGGATCGCGTGGCTGGAGAAAATTTCTTCGAGCCATCGTTGGAAGGGCATGCCAAGGGAAGCCGCATGAGCGTGGCGGATCTGGTGTCCTACTTGATAGGTTGGAACACGCTGGTGCTGAAATGGCACGAGCGCGAGGCAGCGGGGCTGGCGATAGATTTCCCGGAGGCCGGCTATCGCTGGAACCAGCTTGGTTTGTTGGCGGGAAAGTTTTATCTTGATTACCGCGGACTGAGCGCGGCGCAATTGCGGGCGCTGCTGGAAGATCGCCATCAGGCGTTGATCCGTTTGGTGGAGAGTCTGTCGGATGACGATTTGTATGGCGCAAGCTGGTGCGGGAAATGGACCCGCGGCAGGATGATACAGTTCAATAGCGCGTCGCCGTATCGCAACGCCCGCGGCCGCATCGCGGCCTGGCTGCGGCGCGGCCTGGCGCCGATCAGTGCTCAAGAAAAAGGAGAAGGCGAATGA
- a CDS encoding SpoIIAA family protein, translated as MISIREQDYGLDVALFNEFTLADFQLLEQAVLKRLEEREKPDMLLDLSELKDFTLDMALEEVKFMRAHEEKMGRVAIVVGDVWIKLATHIAGLLSHTHVQYFDLVEEAQAWLARPVAA; from the coding sequence ATGATTTCGATCCGAGAACAGGATTACGGCCTGGATGTGGCCTTGTTCAATGAATTTACGCTGGCCGATTTCCAGTTGCTGGAGCAGGCGGTGCTCAAGCGGCTGGAGGAGCGCGAGAAACCGGACATGCTGCTGGACCTGTCCGAGCTGAAGGACTTCACGCTGGACATGGCCTTGGAAGAGGTCAAGTTCATGCGCGCGCATGAGGAAAAGATGGGCCGCGTGGCCATCGTCGTCGGCGACGTCTGGATCAAGCTGGCCACCCATATCGCGGGCCTGTTGTCGCATACCCATGTCCAGTATTTCGATCTGGTGGAAGAAGCCCAGGCCTGGCTGGCGCGGCCGGTCGCGGCTTGA
- a CDS encoding acetate kinase: MNSSILVINCGSSSLKFALIDSISHEAVMTGLAEKLGLSDACITFKHDGGKQTAQLSAPDHAAAMHAIIEKLQQVSLLDTVKAIGHRVVHGGEHFKQSALLDEAAISEIERCIKLAPLHNPAHILGMRTAIKEFPSLPQVAVFDTSFHQTMPEKAYLYAVPMKLYRENSLRRYGMHGTSYRFVAEEAAKMLGKPAEETCLVIAHLGNGASIAAIRDGKCADTSMGLTPLEGLVMGTRSGDIDPSVFSYLAAERDMDIQAVTNMLNKESGLLGLSELSNDCRELEEAASKGHEGAKRALEVFAYRLAKYVASMTVGAGRLDAVVFTGGIGENSSFLRGEVIKQLGFLGLKLDAAANEACTRGNAGRITTADSVPALVINTNEELMIAMDTAELAGLAH; this comes from the coding sequence ATGAATTCCAGCATCCTCGTCATCAATTGCGGCAGTTCCTCCCTGAAATTCGCGCTGATCGACAGCATCAGCCACGAAGCAGTCATGACCGGCCTGGCGGAAAAGCTTGGCCTGTCCGACGCTTGCATCACCTTCAAGCACGACGGCGGCAAGCAAACCGCGCAGCTGTCCGCTCCGGATCACGCCGCCGCCATGCACGCCATCATCGAGAAGCTGCAGCAAGTGTCGCTGCTGGATACCGTGAAGGCCATCGGCCACCGCGTGGTTCACGGCGGCGAGCACTTCAAGCAATCCGCGCTGCTGGACGAAGCCGCCATCAGCGAGATCGAACGCTGCATCAAGCTGGCGCCGCTGCACAACCCGGCCCACATCCTGGGCATGCGCACCGCGATCAAGGAGTTCCCGAGCCTGCCGCAGGTGGCCGTGTTCGATACCTCCTTCCATCAAACCATGCCGGAAAAGGCGTACCTGTACGCCGTGCCGATGAAGCTGTACCGCGAAAACAGCCTGCGCCGCTACGGCATGCACGGCACCAGCTACCGCTTCGTGGCCGAAGAAGCCGCCAAGATGCTGGGCAAGCCGGCTGAGGAAACCTGCCTGGTGATCGCCCACCTGGGCAACGGCGCGTCCATCGCCGCCATCCGCGACGGCAAGTGCGCCGACACCTCCATGGGCCTGACCCCGCTGGAAGGCCTGGTGATGGGCACCCGCTCCGGCGACATCGACCCCAGCGTATTCAGCTACCTGGCGGCCGAGCGCGACATGGACATCCAGGCCGTCACCAATATGCTGAACAAGGAATCCGGCCTGCTGGGCCTGTCCGAGCTGTCCAACGACTGCCGCGAGCTGGAAGAGGCCGCCTCCAAGGGCCACGAAGGCGCCAAACGCGCGCTGGAAGTGTTCGCCTACCGCCTGGCCAAGTACGTGGCCTCCATGACCGTGGGCGCCGGCCGCCTGGACGCCGTGGTGTTCACCGGCGGCATCGGCGAGAACTCATCCTTCCTGCGCGGCGAAGTCATCAAGCAACTGGGCTTCCTGGGCCTGAAGCTCGATGCCGCCGCCAACGAAGCCTGCACCCGCGGCAACGCCGGCCGCATCACTACCGCCGACTCCGTGCCGGCGCTGGTGATCAACACCAACGAAGAACTGATGATCGCCATGGACACCGCCGAACTGGCGGGCCTGGCGCACTGA
- a CDS encoding DMT family transporter, which yields MVPALNRLGAGWMVLAAACFALMSACAKLGAADFNSVELLFWRTSIGAVLLGMPMMLRGHSPATPHWRAHIHRGFVGYASMAALFYALTRLSLPTAVTLNYTSSLFFSALCIVKLKDRPRPHVWLALLLGFVGVVLLLRPTFTPQQWLPGLIGLVSGISAGFAVFQVRELGQMGEQPWRVVFWFFCLSSLIGLIWLLLGPGFSTVTPANMWPLLGVGVFGMLGQLAMTRAYKDGRRYLVASFAYLTVVFSALLGVALWNDALSFASLLAMGLIVSAGVLAARNG from the coding sequence ATGGTCCCGGCGCTGAATCGCCTCGGCGCCGGCTGGATGGTTCTGGCCGCCGCCTGTTTCGCGTTGATGAGCGCCTGCGCCAAATTGGGCGCGGCGGATTTCAACTCGGTGGAGCTGCTGTTTTGGCGCACCAGCATCGGCGCGGTTTTGCTGGGCATGCCGATGATGCTGCGCGGCCATTCGCCGGCTACGCCGCATTGGCGCGCCCACATTCATCGCGGCTTTGTCGGCTACGCGTCGATGGCCGCGCTGTTTTACGCGCTGACCCGTTTGTCCCTGCCCACCGCGGTGACGCTGAATTACACCTCCTCGCTGTTTTTCTCGGCGCTGTGCATCGTCAAATTGAAAGACAGGCCGCGGCCGCATGTCTGGCTGGCTTTGTTGCTGGGCTTTGTCGGCGTGGTCTTGCTGCTGCGGCCCACATTCACTCCGCAGCAGTGGCTGCCGGGCCTGATTGGGCTGGTTTCCGGCATCAGCGCCGGCTTCGCGGTGTTTCAGGTGCGAGAGCTTGGGCAGATGGGCGAGCAACCCTGGCGGGTGGTGTTCTGGTTTTTCTGCCTATCCAGCTTGATAGGACTGATCTGGCTGCTGCTGGGGCCGGGTTTCTCCACTGTCACGCCCGCCAATATGTGGCCGCTGCTCGGCGTCGGCGTATTCGGCATGCTGGGGCAGTTGGCGATGACGCGCGCCTATAAGGATGGCCGGCGTTATCTGGTGGCGAGTTTCGCCTATCTGACCGTGGTGTTCTCCGCGTTGCTGGGCGTGGCGTTGTGGAATGATGCTTTGAGTTTCGCCAGTTTGCTGGCGATGGGGTTGATCGTGTCCGCCGGGGTGCTGGCGGCGAGGAATGGGTGA